A window of the Lactuca sativa cultivar Salinas chromosome 5, Lsat_Salinas_v11, whole genome shotgun sequence genome harbors these coding sequences:
- the LOC111878301 gene encoding ankyrin repeat domain-containing protein 2B, whose protein sequence is MSQVNEKDAAVKPTTVKEEKKTLSESSTSDAQSGSIPTMPTMPGAGFPANPFDFSSMAGLLNDPSIKELAEQIAKDPSFNQMAEQLQQTFHAPDEGVPQFDTQQYYSTMQQVMQNPQFMTMAERLGNAMMQDPSMSQMLESLSNPAQKDQLEERMARIKEDPSLKPILEEIESGGPTAMMRYWNDQDVLKKLGEAMGLAVTEDATTAGNPVAGADEAEEDANEDESIVHQTASVGDVEGLKKALESGADKDEEDSEGRTALHFACGYGEVKCAQILVEAGAKVDALDKNKNTALHYAAGYGRKECVSLLLDNGAAVTLQNMDGKTPIDVAKLNNQSDVLKLLEKDAFL, encoded by the exons ATGTCTCAG GTGAATGAGAAAGATGCCGCGGTCAAGCCTACCACCGTAAAAG AAGAGAAGAAGACATTGTCTGAATCAAGCACCTCAGATGCACAATCTGGAAGCATACCTACTATGCCCACCATGCCTGGAGCTGGATTCCCTGCAAATCCTTTTGACTTTTCATCTATGGCTGGTCTACTTAAT GACCCTAGCATTAAGGAATTAGCTGAACAGATAGCAAAAGATCCATCATTCAACCAGATGGCAGAGCAACTTCAGCAGACTTTTCATGCTCCTGATGAAGGTGTCCCCCAATTTGACACCCAACAGTATTATTCCACCATGCAGCAGGTTATGCAAAACCCACAGTTCATGACCATGGCTGAGCGCCTTGGTAATGCCATGATGCAG GATCCATCAATGTCTCAGATGCTTGAGAGTCTATCTAATCCAGCTCAAAAGGATCAGCTTGAAGAACGGATGGCAAGAATCAAAGAAGATCCTTCCTTGAAACCCATTTTAGAAGAGATTGAATCCGGTGGCCCAACTGCAATGATGAG GTATTGGAATGATCAAGATGTTCTAAAGAAACTGGGTGAAGCAATGGGTCTAGCAGTGACTGAAGATGCTACTACTGCTGGGAATCCAGTTGCAGGAGCAGATGAAGCTGAAGAAGATGCAAATGAGGATGAATCCATTGTTCATCAAACTGCTAGTGTTGGTGATGTTGAG GGTTTGAAGAAGGCACTAGAGTCTGGTGCTGATAAAGATGAAGAAGATTCAGAGGGAAGGACAGCCTTACATTTTGCCTGTGGATACGGGGAG GTGAAATGTGCACAAATTCTGGTGGAAGCTGGAGCTAAAGTGGATGCATTAGACAAAAACAAGAACACAGCCCTCCATTATGCAGCTGGCTATGGCAGGAAAGAATGTGTATCCCTCTTGCTGGATAACGGTGCAGCTGT TACTCTGCAAAACATGGATGGGAAAACACCTATTGATGTTGCAAAACTCAACAACCAGAGCGATGTATTGAAGCTGCTTGAGAAGGATGCTTTCCTATAG
- the LOC111878296 gene encoding uncharacterized protein LOC111878296, producing the protein MVFEIGGYELSFGKKEFCLVTGFRFGDYFLASGSGATFRSRLFHMVAWNAFVKLDDVKNVFDHSLNDLSDEDMISVYLLYLLEKGFNGRLAKQHVLEGYFALVSDFDEFNKYHVVMKSKQSSGSQKRKKRKLDEEKRKVDAGALDKFIRRQHVKEPVEEHVEVDIEHQEHVEVEVEETEEKQPVKELIDICDPRRWDKLNYEEIKLLVEKCPKRDTSIMYGPYNKSGRRFSTALYTRTLSNLEKCDRGWLVYSKELDKVFCFCCKVFRKGISKGKLGDEGYSDWHHVTSRVKEHEISLDHLTNRNKLFDMRKRLNLNETIDKVQYEQFKKERDYWKQVLLRIIAVVKFLAKHNLAFRGSNEKLYKKGNEIFLGVIEMLEEFDPIIKEHVRRITNDELHVHYLGHTIQNELILLIAQEIKKELIKKIKEAKYYSIILDCTPDSSHQEQMTIIVRYLKLSYNSVTVEESFLGFLNVDDTSRKGLFDITLEELKSLGLEIDDMRGQGYDNGANMKGKHQGVQKRCLDINPRAFYTPCGCHYLNLTLCDMANKCVKGKNFFGFIQRIYTIFANSTKRWEILKDNVKAWSLKSLCQTRWESRVESVKAIKLQLVDVREALLQVGEKDNDAAIASKATSLAEKELGDFEFLVSTVIWHQVLNHVNIVSKSLQSKDMHLDNAITEINKLIGYFKDYRETGFSKAIGETKEIAIEMGIDPIFRQNRLIERKKRFDESSSSEEVSFTPEENIRVNYFLYIVDQAISSLETRFEQFKEYDKVFGFLFPHKLRGTEDKDLKSSCHRLEKALKFEERSDIDADELYTELKLFETLETNEFSNPVDVLKF; encoded by the exons ATGGTTTTTGAGATTGGGGGTTACGAGCTGTCTTTTGGTAAGAAAGAATTCTGTCTTGTCACCGGCTTCCGCTTTGGAGATTATTTTCTTGCCTCTGGTTCTGGCGCCACTTTCCGTTCCCGTTTATTTCATATGGTCGCGTGGAATGCCTTTGTCAAATTAGACGATGTAAAGAATGTGTTTGATCATTCGCTTAATGACTTATCGGACGAGGATATGATCAGTGTATATCTTTTATATCTGTTAGAGAAGGGGTTCAATGGAAGGTTGGCTAAACAACATGTTTTAGAGGGGTATTTCGCTTTGGTATCCGACTTTGATGAATTCAACAAGTATCATGTCG TGATGAAGTCTAAACAATCATCCGGTAGTCAAAAACGTAAAAAAAGAAAACTAGATGAAGAAAAGAGAAAGGTCGACGCTGGTGCTCTAGATAAGTTTATCCGTAGACAACATGTTAAAGAGCCTGTTGAAGAGCATGTTGAAGTTGATATTGAACACCAAGAACATGTAGAAGTAGAAGTAGAAGAGACAGAAGAGAAACAGCCCGTTAAAGAGCTTATTGATATATGTGATCCAAGAAGGTGGGATAAACTTAATTATGAGGAGATTAAACTTTTGGTCGAAAAATGTCCTAAAAGAGATACTAGTATTATGTATGGTCCCTACAATAAATCTGGTAGACGATTTTCTACAGCTTTATATACAAGAACTTTATCAAATTTGGAGAAGTGTGATAGGGGATGGCTAGTATATTCGAAAGAGCTCGACAAGGTATTTTGCTTTTGTTGTAAAGTGTTTAGAAAAGGGATTTCGAAAGGTAAATTGGGCGATGAAGGTTATTCAGATTGGCACCATGTTACCAGTAGAGTTAAAGAACATGAAATTTCCTTAGATCATCTCACAAATAGGAATAAGTTGTTTGATATGCGTAAACGATTGAACTTAAACGAAACAATTGATAAAGTTCAATATGAGCAGTTTAAGAAAGAAAGAGACTACTGGAAACAAGTCCTTTTGAGAATCATTGCAGTAGTGAAGTTTCTTGCTAAACATAATTTAGCATTCCGTGGATCAAATGAAAAGTTGTATAAAAAAG GTAATGAAATTTTTTTGGGTGTCATTGAAATGTTGGAAGAGTTTGACCCGATTATCAAAGAGCATGTGCGACGCATCACAAATGACGAGCTTCATGTGCATTATCTTGGGCACACAATCCAAAACGAACTAATACTTTTGATAGCTCAAGAAATTAAAAAGGAACTTATCAAGAAGATAAAGGAAGCAAAGTACTACTCAATCATACTTGATTGTACTCCTGATTCAAGTCACCAAGAACAGATGACTATAATAGTGAGGTATTTAAAGTTATCATATAATTCTGTTACTGTCGAGGAGTCCTTTTTAGGTTTTTTGAATGTTGATGATACCTCTAGAAAAGGACTATTTGATATTACACTTGAGGAGTTAAAGTCTCTTGGTCTTGAAATTGATGATATGCGTGGTCAAGGCTATGATAATGGAGCAAACATGAAAGGAAAACACCAAGGAGTGCAAAAGAGATGTTTAGATATAAATCCTAGAGCATTTTACACTCCTTGTGGTTGTCATTATCTTAATCTAACATTATGTGATATGGCTAACAAGTGTGTTAAAGGAAAGAATTTTTTTGGATTCATCCAACGCATTTATACTATCTTTGCAAATTCTACCAAGAGGTGGGAAATTCTGAAAGATAATGTTAAAGCATGGAGTCTTAAGTCATTATGTCAAACTCGTTGGGAAAGTCGGGTTGAGAGTGTAAAGGCTATTAAACTGCAACTTGTTGATGTACGAGAAGCTTTACTTCAAGTTGGAGAAAAAGATAATGATGCTGCAATTGCAAGTAAAGCAACTTCATTAGCAGAAAAAGAACTTGGTGACTTTGAATTTTTGGTATCAACTGTTATCTGGCATCAAGTACTAAACCATGTGAATATTGTGAGTAAAAGCTTACAATCAAAGGATATGCATCTTGATAATGCTATTACAGAAATAAACAAATTGATTGGGTACTTCAAGGATTATAGAGAAACTGGTTTTTCAAAAGCGATTGGTGAAACTAAGGAGATTGCTATTGAAATGGGTATTGATCCAATATTTCGACAAAATCGTTTGATTGAAAGGAAAAAAAGGTTTGATGAGAGTTCAAGCAGTGAAGAAGTTTCATTTACACCAGAAGAGAATATCAGAGTCAACTATTTCTTATACATTGTTGATCAAGCTATTTCTTCTCTTGAGACAAGATTTGAACAATTCAAAGAGTATGACAAAgtatttggttttttatttccaCATAAGTTGAGGGGAACTGAAGATAAAGATCTTAAGTCGTCTTGTCATCGTCTTGAAAAAGCACTCAAGTTTGAAGAAAGATCGGATATTGATGCCGATGAACTTTATACGGAGTTGAAATTATTTGAGACATTGGAAACCAATGAATTTAGCAACCCTGTAGATGTTTTGAAGTTTTGA
- the LOC111878311 gene encoding uncharacterized protein LOC111878311, giving the protein MEALISQFTFLSDQSLHDKNFDPSTIEDLMKLFELESYKSWAAMELEHETEVAAAEDSMKEAEDYLDSAMESAMEEFRRFEEEMEREANKELQGLLSIGESARRLGKSMEKAANFASNKYIEAALNSATSSMRSAMKVVSSNSKKVHPS; this is encoded by the coding sequence ATGGAAGCTCTGATTTCTCAGTTCACTTTTCTCTCCGATCAATCTCTCCATGATAAAAACTTCGATCCATCAACGATCGAAGATCTGATGAAATTATTCGAGCTCGAATCATACAAATCATGGGCGGCGATGGAGCTCGAACATGAGACAGAAGTGGCAGCGGCTGAGGATTCGATGAAAGAAGCGGAAGATTACCTCGATTCCGCCATGGAAAGCGCGATGGAGGAGTTCAGAAGGTTTGAGGAAGAGATGGAACGCGAAGCGAACAAGGAGCTACAGGGATTGTTGTCGATCGGAGAAAGTGCGAGGAGGTTGGGTAAATCCATGGAGAAAGCGGCGAATTTCGCTTCTAACAAGTATATTGAGGCGGCGTTAAATTCCGCAACGTCGTCGATGAGATCGGCGATGAAGGTGGTTTCCTCTAATTCAAAGAAAGTTCATCCTTCTTAA